GACTCTGAAGCTGGGTATTTGCTGTTTGAAGTTGAGCATTTTGTTGTTAGAGCATTCACTTGATCTTGTAACTGAGTAATCTGATTATTCAGATTGATATAGTTTGATTAGCTGTGTTTAGCTGAGATTGAAGTTGAGTATTTTGTTCTGAGAGTGTTTGATTTGCTTGAGTCAAACTATTTTGAGAGACTATAATTGTGAGTTTTGTTGGGTTAAAGTGCTTATTTGGCTTTGAAGGCTTTGATTTTTTGCAAAGCGGTAGCTAGTTCTTGTTGGCAAGCTTGAGATGAGTTATCAGTTATGGTAATTACGGCTGTACTTGTGTTTCCTAGTGTAGCCCCACCTGTAGGGTTACTAAGAGTAATATTAAATGTTTCATTACTCTCAGTAAGTGAATCAGGTAACAAAGTAATATTGAAAGTCTTAGTTGTTTCACCATTTGCAAAAGTAAGTGTTCCAGAAACAGCATTATAATCAGCACCAGCTATAGCACTACCATTGCTAGTAGAATAATCTATTGTTATAGTGCCGTCACTGCCATTAGTACGTATTACAGTTATGGTTACAGTGCCATCGGTTTCGTTTACTGTATAGGTTGTGTCAGATAATTGTACTGTGTCAGGTGTAGCTATTGCTGTGCATTTACCATTGCTACCTGCATTAAAGATATTAAGTATTTCTTGAGATGTGAGCGCACGATTATAGATAGATGCTTCATCAATAAGACCAGCGAGAGCGAAATACCTTGAGCCAACTATCCAACCAAAATTAATAGTTTTGGTAGTTGAGCCTATAGTAGTTAATGCTGTGTCTTTACCAACAACATTACCGTCTACATAAAGCTTTGCCCCATCAATGGTTGTATCGCCTGTCCATGTTCCAACAATATGATGGAATTGACCATCTGAGACGAAACTACCAAGAATAGTAAAATTATTTATATTGGGCGTACTTTTATAAAAACTAAGAAGTAGTTGACCATTTTCCACAAATAGCCCCATACCAGTTTCATCAGTAGTACCTGTATCAGCCATTATTAATCCATCATTGTCAGTAGTTTTTACCCAACACTCAAAAGTAATACCATTGCTATAGTTAAGTGCCACTGGAGTGCTAGCATCATCATCTACACCATCAAAACTCCAACTCTCGCCAACTTTTCCTTGGACTGTATTGAACTCCATTAAGCAATGTAGCATTTCCTCCCCCAATTATGTCCAGTGAATTATTGTTAGCAGGCCACCAATGAATGAGTCCACTAGGTTGTGTTGCACAAGTTGGGACTGCTGTTGCAATAGTAATAGTAAAAACTTTGTTAGCACTATTATTTTGAGCATCTGTTACTGTTACTGTAAAAGTATAACTACCCGGTGTTGTAGGTGTACCAGTGATTGTGCCAGTTGTAGAA
The sequence above is drawn from the Blastocatellia bacterium genome and encodes:
- a CDS encoding putative Ig domain-containing protein; translated protein: MAPYNYTISNGSLPPGLSLASTTGTITGTPTTPGSYTFTVTVTDAQNNSANKVFTITIATAVPTCATQPSGLIHWWPANNNSLDIIGGGNATLLNGVQYSPRKSWRELEF